One genomic window of Solanum stenotomum isolate F172 chromosome 9, ASM1918654v1, whole genome shotgun sequence includes the following:
- the LOC125877717 gene encoding uncharacterized protein LOC125877717, whose amino-acid sequence MAQEARLNLRMQRELKLLLTDPPPGASFPSLTSSSSLSSIQALIEGPEGTVYAKGLFKLKIQIPERYPFHPPIVTFLTPIYHPNIDNGGRICLDILNLPPKGAWQPSLNISTVLTSIGLLLSEPNPDDGLMHDASTEYKYNRQAFDHKARSMTQKYATSGASDFGGHDQEIQTLTNAREGIVEVKELNIPKSEVPDHFVNQKGLRGLSRKLSLDSAGRAQRHNGETLSEMPIDHILTKQMEVSKQGMEEFPIECDLNQDEVQQRTKKLSSEIVSPSKVRNGEKKNYMAKSKWSASLEPQSIFLNYADIQALPQAISNSGKTANPHNSEMRNVSINKSTNKLLLKSTDFTQKHEDLEKLQVKPQLSVQLQSTASCQTLSLSGTPGHNNKQPHKKASDQNGNGFFTRHKKLGLTGRRHPFDTSSSSQCHQKCDKENLPPSQNLPASESDACTDSASSLLFPSQIGDTCDVWTRKSYNRCGTLKNLPLQAIEHSGEGKDSIFQLTSQSGQHSTALSCENLCDHKQPNQDENIYYNKNMKQQEKESPQCEAVIVLDSEDSEDERSVHKRSKLSLARRHVSGKRKA is encoded by the exons ATGGCTCAAGAGGCGCGGCTCAACCTCCGAATGCAAAGGGAGCTTAAGCTCCTTCTCACCGATCCACCACCCGGCGCCTCCTTTCCTTCTCTTACTTCTTCCTCCTCTCTTTCCTCCATTCAAGCCT TAATTGAAGGCCCTGAAGGAACTGTGTATGCTAAAGGACTCTTTAAACTCAAAATTCAGATACCTGAAAg GTACCCCTTTCACCCTCCCATTGTCACTTTCCTAACGCCCATTTATCATCCAAATATTGATAATGGTGGCCGTATTTGCTTGGATATTCTCAATCTTCCTCCAAAG GGAGCATGGCAGCCATCTTTGAATATTTCAACTGTTTTAACAAGTATAGGTTTGCTACTAAGTGAGCCTAATCCTGATGATGGGTTAATGCATGACGCG AGCACGGAGTACAAATACAATAGACAAGCATTTGATCACAAGGCAAGATCAATGACTCAAAAGTATGCCACGTCTGGAGCAAGTGATTTTGGGGGTCATGACCAAGAAATCCAAACTCTTACAAATGCAAGAGAAGGAATT GTTGAAGTCAAAGAATTAAATATACCAAAATCTGAGGTCCCTGATCATTTTGTGAACCAGAAGGGATTACGTGGACTCAGCAGAAAGTTGTCACTAGACTCTGCTGGACGTGCACAAAGGCATAATGGTGAGACTCTGAGTGAAATGCCTATTGATCATATCTTAACTAAGCAGATGGAAGTTAGCAAACAAGGTATGGAAGAATTTCCCATCGAGTGTGACTTGAATCAGGATGAAGTACAACAGAGAACCAAGAAACTATCTTCAGAAATTGTGAGTCCATCTAAAGTTAGAAATGGTGAGAAGAAGAACTATATGGCAAAATCTAAATGGTCTGCCAGTTTGGAACCCCAAAGTATTTTTCTGAATTATGCAGATATACAGGCCTTGCCACAGGCTATAAGCAATTCAGGGAAGACTGCCAATCCACATAATAGTGAGATGAGAAATGTCAGCATAAATAAGAGTACAAATAAGCTGTTGCTTAAGTCAACCGATTTCACCCAAAAACACGAGGAtcttgagaagttgcaggtcaAGCCTCAGCTGTCAGTCCAACTTCAGTCCACTGCATCATGTCAAACTCTTTCGTTGTCAGGGACCCCTGGTCATAACAATAAGCAACCTCATAAAAAGGCTTCTGATCAAAATGGAAATGGTTTCTTCACGAGGCATAAGAAGCTGGGTTTAACTGGCAGGAGACATCCTTTTGACACATCCAGTTCATCTCAATGTCATCAGAAGTGTGACAAAGAGAATTTACCTCCATCTCAAAACCTACCTGCTTCAGAATCTGATGCATGCACTGATTCAGCGTCCAGTTTATTATTTCCTTCACAAATTGGTGATACTTGTGATGTGTGGACTAGGAAGTCATATAATCGTTGTGGGACTTTGAAGAATCTGCCACTACAAGCTATAGAGCACTCTGGAGAGGGTAAGGACAGTATCTTTCAGTTGACCTCTCAATCTGGACAACATTCCACAGCCCTTTCATGTGAGAACTTATGTGATCATAAGCAGCCCAACCAAGACGAGAATATATACTATAACAAGAACATGAAGCAACAGGAAAAAGAATCACCACAATGTGAAGCTGTGATTGTATTGGACAGTGAGGATAGTGAAGATGAAAGGAGTGTTCATAAAAGGTCCAAGTTGTCGCTAGCGCGAAGACATGTGTCAGGTAAGCGAAAGGcttaa